ACCATACGCAACTCAGACGTGGCTTTTTTAATCATCAAGAAAAGCGCGCAATGGGGAATGGAAAAAACCTCGTTGTGCTGACACAACAAGGTCAAGAATTACCAGTGGATATTGGTCTAAGCCCATTGGTATGCGAGGACGATGCGTATGCCTTGGTTACCTTCCATATGACTGAAAAACAAATATGGGCAGAGGCGTCTTTAAAAGCAAGTGAAGAACGTTTGCGGCTGGCTAAATTATCGGCAGGCTTGGGCGTTTTTGATATTGATTTGCTCAGCAATACCGTTGCCTTTGATGCTCATATTCAAGATTTTTTTGATTTCCCACACAATAACAGTGTTAGTTATCACCACTTTATTGAAGCGATTGATGCGGCTGATCGGGCGAAATGGCAAACCATCTTTGATCGCGCTATTCAAATGGAAAGCGAGCGTGTCTATCAGCTTGAGTTTCGCATTCACAACGAGACCAATAAGCCTAAACGATGGCTACATGCTTCTGGTAAGGTTTTTTTTAATGATCATGTTGCCGTGCGCATGCTGGGTGTTGTACACGATGTGACTGAACGTATATTGTTGCAGCAGTCGTTAACTGAGCAACGCATAGAGTTAGAAACACTCGCAAAAACACAAATAGCGATTCAAACAGCATCGGCAATCGCACATGAGATTAACCAACCTTTAGCAGCCATCTCAGCCTATAGCGAGGTTGCATTATATGCATTACAAGCAAGCGATATTGATAAAGACAGGTTAAATCGTAGTCTTACAGGCTGCGTGGCACAAGCGCAGCGCGCAGGTAAAAGTCTACATGAGCTTATGGAGTTTTTTCATAAAGGTGAGATTGAAGCGTTACCAATTGATTTGAACGGGGTGATCCAAGAGGCTGTCAATATTACGCAACATAGTGGCTATGGAGAATTTCAATCAAGCTTACATTTAGAGCCTGATTTGCCACCTGTTTTAGCCAATCGAACCCAGCTGCAGAAAGTCATTGTTAATCTCTTGCGCAATGGTATTGAGGCGGCGCATCTTGCAGGCATTTCAGTTGCAAAGATTCAAGTATCACTTCGTACGCATTCACAATCCAATATGGCAGAGGTGATTATTCAAGATAATGGCCCGGGACTCACGCCCGAAGTGCAGCAGCGTATTTTTGAACCTTTTTTTACCACCAAATCACAAGGTATTGGCATGGGGCTAACAATTAGCCGGTCATTAATAGAAGCATGTGGTGGTCAGCTTTGGTTTGATGCCAATAGCGCTAGTGGCGCCAGCTTTCATTTAACCTTGCCTTTTGCCATAAACTAAGCGTTAATAAAATAATGACAACGACTATATTTATTATTGATGATGATCCTGCAATAAGGGATGCCCTTTCAATGATGATAGAGCAAGAGGGTTTTCAAGTAAAAGCTTTTGATGGTGGGGCGACATTTCTTGCCGATTATCAGCAAGAGGTGCTGGGTTGTGCAATTATTGATGTCCGCATGCCAAACATGAGTGGTTTAAGTTTGCAAAAAGAAATGATCAATCGTCAAATTTTATTACCAATCATTTTTTTAACTGGTCATGGCGATATACCAATGAGTGTCAATGCGATTAAGTCGGGTGCTATTGATTTTTTAACAAAGCCAGTAACCAGAGAAAAGCTTCTTGCATCCATTCGTCCTGCCATTATTGAAAGTAAAAAGAAGTTATCACAAGCTGCTTGTGAAAAAGAAGCACAATCCCTTGTTAACAGCCTAACTGAGCGTGAGCGTGAGGTGATGGTGCTAGCCATCAATGGTTTCCCTAATAAAGAAATTGCACGCCGCTTAGCGATCAGTCACCGCACGGTAGAAATTCATAAATCCAAGATTATGCATAAAACAGGCGCTATTAATTTGCTAGATTTGGCCAGCATTGCAAGAGAAGGGGGTTGTGAAAGTTAGTGTATATTATTCAATTTATGGCATTCAATTGGTTTTTCAACAACAAGCATCTGCTCAACAGACCTAATCCTTATGCCTGAATAACGAATCATTTATACGTGTTTGAGCGGATTAC
This region of Methylophilaceae bacterium genomic DNA includes:
- a CDS encoding PAS domain S-box protein, encoding MLLVNNEGQVVLANDSAQKMLGYTADELIGMNVEMLMPASYRTHHTQLRRGFFNHQEKRAMGNGKNLVVLTQQGQELPVDIGLSPLVCEDDAYALVTFHMTEKQIWAEASLKASEERLRLAKLSAGLGVFDIDLLSNTVAFDAHIQDFFDFPHNNSVSYHHFIEAIDAADRAKWQTIFDRAIQMESERVYQLEFRIHNETNKPKRWLHASGKVFFNDHVAVRMLGVVHDVTERILLQQSLTEQRIELETLAKTQIAIQTASAIAHEINQPLAAISAYSEVALYALQASDIDKDRLNRSLTGCVAQAQRAGKSLHELMEFFHKGEIEALPIDLNGVIQEAVNITQHSGYGEFQSSLHLEPDLPPVLANRTQLQKVIVNLLRNGIEAAHLAGISVAKIQVSLRTHSQSNMAEVIIQDNGPGLTPEVQQRIFEPFFTTKSQGIGMGLTISRSLIEACGGQLWFDANSASGASFHLTLPFAIN
- a CDS encoding response regulator transcription factor: MTTTIFIIDDDPAIRDALSMMIEQEGFQVKAFDGGATFLADYQQEVLGCAIIDVRMPNMSGLSLQKEMINRQILLPIIFLTGHGDIPMSVNAIKSGAIDFLTKPVTREKLLASIRPAIIESKKKLSQAACEKEAQSLVNSLTEREREVMVLAINGFPNKEIARRLAISHRTVEIHKSKIMHKTGAINLLDLASIAREGGCES